Proteins from one Epinephelus moara isolate mb chromosome 1, YSFRI_EMoa_1.0, whole genome shotgun sequence genomic window:
- the rplp2l gene encoding ribosomal protein, large P2, like yields MRYVAAYLLAALGGNENPEAKDIKKILESVGIEADDTRLDKVISELSGKNVEEVIATGYGKLASMPAGGAVAVASSAAAGTGGAAAPAAEEKKEEKKEESEESDDDMGFGLFD; encoded by the exons ATGCGTTACGTTGCTGCTTACCTGCTCGCTGCCCTCGGTGGCAATGAGAACCCCGAGGCCAAGGACATCAAGAAGATCCTGGAAAGTGTTGGCATTGAGGCCGATGACACACGCCTGGACAAG GTTATCAGTGAGCTGTCAGGCAAGAATGTGGAGGAGGTGATCGCCACAG GTTACGGTAAACTGGCCAGCATGCCAGCAGGCGGTGCCGTGGCCGTTGCCAGCTCTGCGGCTGCTGGCACTGGCGGAGCTGCTGCCCCTGCAG ctgaggagaagaaggaagagaagaaggaggagtcTGAGGAGTCCGATGACGACATGGGATTCGGCCTGTTCGACTAA